The proteins below come from a single Arthrobacter sp. zg-Y1171 genomic window:
- a CDS encoding cell division protein FtsQ/DivIB, whose amino-acid sequence MAGRKRSGSDDETITATRALDPEDQVAADRPAAGSTAVRPAAGAAKAKPAGKGKSAGKPAGAPADKAPRRFAGSRRSAAKSPVPGANSAGTDGTVLAFPEPPGKRRRRAAWITVGSALSVTALFFALLFFSPMLALQTVVVEGTTLLPREQAEAALEPLKGQTLPTISDADVEGLLKDRPEIEKIEVAAQPPSTLVVTVTERIPVAVLQDGDTHVLIDEEGRRLAIAADRAAVALPLIAGGSEAIHASVFPSITAVLATLPPEVLGRLENASAQTLDSVELKLKSGQTVFWGSADANEAKARVLEALLKMEPSDPPVQVYDVSTPDRPVTR is encoded by the coding sequence ATGGCCGGTAGGAAGCGCTCCGGGAGCGACGACGAGACCATCACGGCCACACGTGCCCTCGATCCGGAAGACCAGGTGGCAGCAGACAGGCCCGCCGCCGGTTCCACCGCTGTCCGGCCTGCTGCCGGTGCCGCCAAGGCCAAGCCGGCGGGGAAGGGGAAATCCGCCGGGAAGCCTGCGGGCGCTCCGGCGGACAAGGCCCCGCGCCGCTTTGCGGGAAGCCGGCGCTCCGCCGCAAAGTCCCCGGTGCCTGGCGCCAACAGCGCAGGCACCGACGGAACGGTCCTGGCATTTCCGGAACCGCCCGGCAAGCGGCGGCGCCGGGCAGCATGGATCACGGTCGGCTCCGCGCTGTCCGTCACTGCGCTGTTCTTTGCCCTGCTGTTCTTCTCACCGATGCTCGCCCTGCAGACCGTAGTGGTAGAGGGCACCACGCTGCTGCCACGTGAACAGGCCGAAGCAGCGCTGGAACCGTTGAAGGGGCAGACCCTGCCCACCATTTCCGACGCCGACGTGGAAGGGCTGCTGAAAGACCGCCCCGAAATCGAAAAGATCGAGGTCGCAGCACAGCCACCGTCCACCCTGGTGGTTACTGTCACCGAACGCATTCCCGTAGCCGTCCTGCAGGACGGTGACACGCATGTCCTCATCGACGAAGAGGGCCGCCGGCTGGCAATAGCAGCTGACCGGGCAGCGGTCGCCCTTCCGCTTATCGCCGGCGGAAGCGAAGCCATCCATGCGAGTGTTTTCCCCAGCATCACGGCAGTACTGGCGACGCTTCCGCCGGAGGTGCTTGGCCGGCTGGAGAACGCCTCCGCCCAGACGCTGGATTCGGTCGAACTGAAGCTTAAGAGCGGGCAGACAGTATTCTGGGGGAGTGCCGATGCCAACGAGGCAAAGGCACGGGTGCTTGAGGCGCTCCTGAAGATGGAGCCGTCCGATCCGCCGGTGCAGGTTTACGACGTCAGTACCCCCGACCGTCCGGTGACACGTTGA
- the ftsZ gene encoding cell division protein FtsZ, producing MAAPQNYLAVIKVVGIGGGGVNAVNRMIDVGLRGVEFIAINTDAQALLMSDADVKLDVGRELTRGLGAGADPEVGRKAAEDHAEEIEEVLRGADMVFVTAGEGGGTGTGGAPVVARIARSLGALTIGVVTRPFTFEGRRRSNQAESGIDTLRDEVDTLIVIPNDRLLSISDRNVSMLDAFRSADQVLLSGVQGITDLITTPGLINLDFADVKSVMQGAGSALMGIGSARGEDRAVKAAELAIASPLLEASIDGAHGVLLSIQGGSDLGLFEINEAARLVQEVAHPEANIIFGAVIDDALGDEARVTVIAAGFDQVDVTSQPAQHNKPAEPATPPASAAAAGGFGAAAPASAGLSAWSQRSHQHSDVPADAGFDIDLPAVVESDLSTGRPDDLDVPDFLK from the coding sequence GTGGCAGCACCGCAGAATTACTTGGCCGTCATCAAGGTCGTCGGCATCGGCGGCGGTGGCGTGAACGCCGTAAACCGGATGATCGATGTTGGCCTCCGCGGCGTGGAGTTCATCGCCATCAACACCGATGCACAGGCACTGCTGATGAGCGACGCAGACGTCAAGCTCGACGTCGGCCGCGAACTCACGCGTGGCCTGGGCGCCGGCGCTGATCCCGAGGTCGGCCGCAAGGCCGCCGAGGACCACGCCGAGGAGATCGAGGAAGTCCTCCGCGGAGCGGACATGGTCTTCGTGACCGCAGGCGAAGGTGGCGGAACCGGTACCGGCGGCGCTCCCGTCGTCGCCCGGATCGCCCGTTCGCTCGGCGCCCTGACCATCGGCGTGGTTACGCGTCCCTTCACCTTCGAAGGCCGGCGCCGCTCCAACCAGGCCGAATCCGGTATCGATACGCTGCGCGACGAAGTCGACACGCTGATCGTCATCCCGAATGACCGGCTGCTGTCCATCAGCGACCGCAACGTCTCCATGCTGGATGCCTTCCGTTCCGCGGACCAGGTCCTGCTCTCCGGCGTTCAGGGTATTACCGACCTGATCACCACCCCGGGCCTGATCAACCTCGACTTCGCGGACGTGAAATCGGTTATGCAGGGTGCAGGTTCGGCCCTCATGGGCATCGGTTCGGCCCGCGGCGAGGACCGTGCAGTCAAGGCTGCCGAGCTGGCAATAGCTTCTCCTCTGCTCGAAGCTTCGATCGACGGCGCCCACGGCGTGCTCCTCTCCATTCAGGGCGGTTCCGATCTCGGCCTGTTTGAGATCAACGAGGCAGCGCGCCTGGTCCAGGAAGTTGCCCACCCCGAAGCCAACATCATCTTCGGTGCCGTCATTGACGACGCCCTGGGCGACGAAGCGCGGGTTACCGTTATCGCGGCAGGCTTCGACCAGGTGGATGTCACCTCGCAGCCGGCGCAGCACAACAAGCCGGCCGAGCCGGCCACGCCGCCTGCCTCGGCAGCGGCTGCAGGTGGCTTCGGGGCTGCCGCTCCGGCTTCCGCAGGCCTGTCGGCCTGGTCCCAGCGGTCGCACCAGCACAGCGATGTCCCGGCCGACGCCGGCTTCGATATCGATCTTCCGGCAGTCGTGGAATCCGATCTGTCCACCGGCCGTCCGGATGACCTGGACGTACCGGACTTCCTGAAGTAG
- the pgeF gene encoding peptidoglycan editing factor PgeF, with translation MTAGLSRMFWWHRQVGDNLWAGFTNASAGNLALHVGDDPDAVRRRRAELESAMGVRPGSLRFMNQVHSALVAEAADPGSGAPTADGLVSVDGAAPLAVMVADCVPVLLAGAGPDGRPVTAAVHAGRRGLLDNILPVAVDRMRSAGGTGLRAWIGPCVCGHCYEVPAAMRDESVALLPATAAVTRSGTPALDLPAGAQAQLMALGVSVERVEGCTLENDELFSHRRDPATGRFAGVIWRRP, from the coding sequence ATGACAGCGGGGTTGTCCCGGATGTTTTGGTGGCACCGCCAGGTTGGCGACAACCTGTGGGCGGGATTCACCAACGCTTCCGCGGGCAACCTCGCTTTGCATGTGGGGGATGACCCGGATGCGGTCCGCAGGCGGCGTGCGGAACTCGAGTCCGCGATGGGCGTCCGCCCCGGCTCGCTGCGTTTTATGAACCAGGTCCATTCCGCACTGGTGGCAGAAGCAGCCGACCCCGGCTCCGGTGCTCCCACGGCGGACGGCCTGGTCAGTGTCGACGGCGCAGCCCCGCTGGCGGTGATGGTGGCCGACTGCGTGCCGGTCCTGCTGGCCGGTGCCGGCCCGGACGGGAGGCCGGTTACCGCCGCCGTGCATGCCGGCCGCCGCGGCCTGCTGGATAACATCCTGCCCGTCGCCGTCGACCGGATGCGTTCCGCCGGCGGAACCGGGCTCCGTGCCTGGATAGGTCCCTGCGTCTGCGGGCACTGCTACGAGGTTCCGGCAGCCATGCGGGACGAATCGGTTGCCCTGCTGCCGGCTACTGCCGCAGTAACCCGCAGCGGGACCCCGGCGCTTGATCTTCCCGCGGGAGCCCAGGCGCAGCTCATGGCCCTGGGGGTATCAGTAGAACGGGTCGAGGGCTGCACATTGGAGAACGACGAGCTGTTTTCCCATCGCCGGGACCCCGCCACCGGACGGTTCGCCGGCGTGATCTGGCGCCGTCCCTGA
- a CDS encoding YggS family pyridoxal phosphate-dependent enzyme, with amino-acid sequence MTSISEYPTRADELRDRLQRVRNRIAAAERPAGAEEPHLIVVTKYFPASDVGILAGLGVRDVGENKDQEAAAKAADLAHLDLDWHFIGQLQSNKAKSVVRYAASVHSVDRRSLVTALGKAMAAEQRRRESAGLVPRGDLSCFLQVDLRDDAARAADPGRGGALPGDLPLLAESVAGTPGLLLSGLMAVAPLGADAGEAFARLRELSGQLQAQHPEARSISAGMSSDLEAAVAHGATHLRIGSDVLGPRPPVR; translated from the coding sequence ATGACTTCAATATCCGAATATCCCACCCGCGCCGATGAGCTGCGGGACAGGCTGCAGCGCGTCCGGAACCGCATCGCGGCAGCCGAGCGCCCCGCCGGTGCCGAAGAACCGCACCTGATTGTGGTCACCAAGTATTTCCCCGCCTCCGACGTCGGGATCCTTGCCGGACTGGGAGTCCGGGACGTGGGCGAGAACAAGGACCAGGAGGCCGCCGCAAAGGCCGCGGACCTGGCACACCTGGACCTGGACTGGCACTTCATCGGCCAGCTGCAGTCCAATAAGGCGAAGTCCGTGGTGCGCTACGCCGCCTCCGTCCACTCGGTGGACCGCCGTTCCCTGGTGACTGCCCTGGGCAAGGCGATGGCAGCAGAGCAGCGGCGCCGGGAATCCGCAGGGCTGGTGCCACGTGGGGACCTGTCCTGCTTCCTGCAGGTGGACCTGCGGGACGACGCCGCACGGGCTGCGGATCCGGGCCGAGGGGGAGCACTGCCCGGGGATCTGCCGCTTCTGGCCGAGTCCGTTGCCGGTACTCCCGGGCTGCTGCTGTCCGGGCTGATGGCCGTTGCGCCGCTCGGCGCGGATGCCGGGGAGGCCTTCGCCCGCCTCCGGGAACTTTCGGGGCAGCTGCAGGCGCAGCACCCAGAGGCGCGAAGCATCTCCGCCGGCATGAGTTCGGACCTCGAGGCGGCCGTCGCACACGGGGCGACACACCTGAGAATCGGGTCCGATGTTCTGGGCCCGCGCCCGCCGGTACGGTAG
- a CDS encoding cell division protein SepF, with product MAGAMRRTMIYLGLADGDEHYESEQRHLREAPAREEDFAPVHEPDEEAPEAVPAPVVRNAVEEYRAPVTPIKRAPSSREDVSGLRQITTVHPRSYNDAKIIGESFRDGIPVIMNVTDMGEADAKRLVDFSAGLVFGLRGSIERVTNKVFLLSPSYVEVLGDDKKISESQSTFFNQS from the coding sequence ATGGCTGGCGCAATGCGCAGGACAATGATCTACCTTGGGCTCGCCGACGGTGACGAGCACTACGAGTCCGAACAGCGGCACCTGCGGGAAGCCCCTGCCCGGGAGGAAGACTTTGCTCCCGTCCATGAGCCCGATGAGGAAGCGCCGGAGGCGGTTCCTGCCCCCGTCGTACGAAATGCAGTGGAGGAGTACCGCGCACCCGTGACACCCATCAAGCGTGCCCCGTCGTCCCGTGAGGATGTGTCCGGCCTGCGCCAGATCACCACGGTCCACCCCCGCTCCTACAACGACGCCAAGATCATCGGTGAGAGCTTCCGTGACGGCATCCCCGTCATCATGAACGTCACCGATATGGGAGAAGCGGACGCCAAGCGCCTCGTTGATTTCTCCGCGGGCCTCGTTTTCGGCCTCCGCGGTAGCATTGAGCGTGTCACCAACAAGGTCTTCCTGCTCTCGCCGTCCTACGTTGAGGTTTTGGGCGACGACAAGAAGATCAGCGAATCACAGTCCACTTTCTTCAACCAGAGCTAG
- a CDS encoding YggT family protein, giving the protein MNIILPLVYLVLVLFQLALILRIVYDAVQMFARQWRPKGPALVLATGVYGVTDPPVRLFRRIIPPLRLGGVALDLAFLVLFILVSILTQIVVGVAR; this is encoded by the coding sequence GTGAATATCATTCTTCCCCTGGTGTACTTGGTGCTGGTTCTCTTCCAGCTCGCCCTCATCCTGCGGATCGTGTACGACGCCGTGCAGATGTTTGCCCGGCAGTGGCGGCCAAAGGGGCCGGCACTCGTGCTCGCTACCGGCGTATATGGTGTTACCGACCCGCCCGTCCGGCTGTTCAGGCGCATCATCCCGCCGTTGCGGCTTGGGGGAGTGGCCCTGGACCTGGCTTTCCTGGTCCTGTTTATCCTCGTATCGATCCTCACGCAGATTGTCGTCGGCGTCGCGCGCTAG
- a CDS encoding DivIVA domain-containing protein, translating into MALTPEDVVNKRFQPTKFREGYDQDEVDDFLDEIVVELRRLNSENEDLRSQLAAAAAGGSTASANSVPAPVAAAPKIEKVPEEPKPEPEVEAPVVEERPAPVEAKPEPVAAPAANNTETAAGILAMAQKMHDDYVGAGIEQRDKIIAEAQIEASGLVTDAQEKSRKILSTLEQQKAVLERKVEQLRGFERDYRSRLKAYIEGQLRDLDARGSVASETADA; encoded by the coding sequence ATGGCTCTGACGCCAGAAGATGTTGTCAACAAGCGGTTCCAGCCGACCAAGTTCCGGGAAGGCTATGACCAGGATGAAGTCGATGACTTCCTCGACGAGATCGTGGTGGAACTGCGCCGGCTGAACTCCGAAAACGAAGACCTCCGCAGCCAGCTGGCTGCGGCCGCAGCCGGTGGGTCCACCGCTTCGGCGAACTCGGTTCCGGCTCCCGTAGCCGCTGCACCGAAGATCGAAAAGGTTCCGGAAGAACCCAAGCCCGAGCCTGAGGTTGAAGCTCCGGTCGTAGAAGAGCGCCCGGCACCCGTCGAGGCCAAGCCGGAGCCCGTCGCGGCTCCCGCGGCCAACAACACGGAGACCGCTGCGGGCATCCTGGCCATGGCCCAGAAGATGCACGACGACTATGTCGGTGCCGGTATTGAGCAGCGCGACAAGATCATCGCCGAAGCGCAGATCGAGGCCAGCGGCCTCGTCACCGACGCCCAGGAGAAGAGCCGCAAGATCCTCAGCACCCTGGAGCAGCAGAAGGCTGTCCTGGAGCGCAAGGTCGAGCAGCTGCGCGGCTTCGAGCGGGACTACCGTTCGCGCCTGAAGGCCTACATCGAAGGCCAGCTGCGCGATCTGGATGCACGCGGTTCCGTAGCTTCGGAAACCGCCGACGCGTAA
- the lspA gene encoding signal peptidase II: MTPSSPQTPDNTGAGRSRARRGKPALIMLAVAVVAVIADQLTKLWVVSTMAEGQITDVLPPILRWHFIRNPGAAFSIGTDYTWVFTIIMVLVSGFLAYLMFRVRSLAWATALGLVLGGALGNLTDRLFREPSFGQGHVVDFIAFPNFAIFNIADSCVVSGVILVCLLTLRGIGLDGVRTPSGKTVTTDQRNDDEATR; this comes from the coding sequence ATGACTCCTTCCTCACCGCAGACCCCGGACAACACGGGAGCCGGACGCAGCCGTGCCCGCAGGGGCAAGCCTGCTCTCATCATGCTTGCCGTGGCGGTCGTCGCCGTTATCGCCGACCAGCTCACGAAACTGTGGGTGGTCAGCACCATGGCCGAGGGCCAGATAACCGATGTCCTGCCCCCGATCCTGCGTTGGCACTTCATCCGCAATCCCGGTGCAGCGTTTTCGATCGGCACCGACTACACGTGGGTCTTCACGATCATCATGGTGCTTGTGTCCGGTTTCCTGGCCTACCTGATGTTCCGGGTCCGTTCCCTGGCCTGGGCCACGGCCCTGGGTTTGGTGCTCGGCGGTGCGCTGGGCAACCTGACCGACCGGCTCTTCCGGGAACCGTCCTTCGGCCAGGGCCATGTCGTGGACTTCATCGCCTTCCCGAACTTCGCGATTTTCAACATCGCCGATTCCTGCGTGGTCTCCGGCGTGATCCTGGTCTGCCTGCTCACGCTGCGGGGAATCGGTTTGGACGGCGTACGCACGCCGTCCGGCAAGACAGTAACGACAGACCAGCGTAATGACGACGAGGCAACACGATGA
- a CDS encoding RluA family pseudouridine synthase yields MNELHAVFAVPEEADGKRADAVVAGLLDVSRSVAATWCTDGYFSSKGKVLTKSDKLHAGQEITADVPEQRDPLAVVVEPVDDLLILADAEHFVVIDKPVGVAAHPSPGWVGPTVVGALAAAGYRISTSGAPERQGIVHRLDVGTSGVMVVAKTEHAYTLLKQAFKDRTVDKMYHAVVQGLPDPLKGTIDAPIGRHPGYDWRFAVVEGGRPSVTHYEVLEAFGKASLVEVHLETGRTHQIRVHFSALRHPCAGDLTYGADAKLAAELGLTRQWLHARKLGFTHPGSGEYVEFTSEYPQDLQYAVDALRSGEV; encoded by the coding sequence ATGAATGAGCTCCACGCAGTTTTTGCAGTCCCCGAGGAAGCCGACGGCAAGCGGGCCGACGCCGTAGTGGCAGGCCTGCTTGACGTCTCCCGTTCCGTCGCCGCCACCTGGTGCACGGACGGCTACTTCAGTTCCAAGGGCAAGGTGCTGACGAAATCGGACAAGCTGCACGCCGGGCAGGAAATCACTGCGGACGTCCCGGAGCAGCGGGACCCGCTGGCCGTCGTCGTCGAGCCGGTTGACGACCTGCTGATCCTGGCCGATGCCGAGCACTTCGTCGTCATCGACAAACCGGTGGGCGTGGCCGCGCATCCCTCGCCGGGCTGGGTGGGGCCGACGGTGGTCGGGGCGCTGGCCGCTGCCGGCTACCGGATCTCCACGTCAGGCGCCCCCGAGCGGCAGGGCATTGTCCACCGGCTCGACGTCGGCACCTCCGGGGTCATGGTGGTTGCCAAGACCGAGCACGCCTACACCCTCCTGAAGCAGGCGTTCAAGGACCGCACCGTGGACAAGATGTACCACGCAGTGGTCCAGGGGCTGCCCGACCCGCTCAAGGGCACCATCGACGCTCCGATCGGCAGGCATCCCGGCTACGACTGGCGTTTCGCCGTCGTTGAGGGCGGCCGGCCGTCGGTGACGCATTACGAGGTGCTGGAAGCCTTTGGCAAGGCCTCGCTGGTGGAGGTGCACCTGGAGACGGGCCGCACCCACCAGATCCGCGTCCACTTCTCGGCCCTGCGCCATCCCTGCGCCGGCGACCTGACCTACGGTGCGGATGCAAAGCTGGCCGCAGAGCTTGGCCTGACCCGGCAGTGGCTGCACGCCCGGAAACTGGGCTTCACCCACCCGGGCTCGGGGGAGTACGTGGAGTTCACCAGTGAGTACCCGCAGGACCTGCAGTACGCTGTCGACGCGCTGCGCAGCGGCGAGGTCTAG